The Solanum pennellii chromosome 11, SPENNV200 genome contains a region encoding:
- the LOC107004171 gene encoding zinc finger protein ZAT11-like, protein MTSMKRSREENMQIEAEAMAHCALMLLSRFNNNTCSSSSDHHHINDFECKTCSKRFPSFQALGGHRASHNKKPRLMGEFVVETNKKNKMHKCSICGVEFSLGQALGGHMRRHRDEINKTTIPVLTKSNSSKRIFCLDLNLTPRDDNVVDFNLSPIASPVLRIFI, encoded by the coding sequence ATGACATCTATGAAAAGAAGCAGAGAAGAGAATATGCAAATTGAAGCAGAGGCCATGGCTCACTGCGCCTTAATGCTTTTGTCTCgtttcaacaacaacacttgTTCATCGTCATCAGATCAtcatcatattaatgattttgaatGCAAGACTTGCAGTAAACGCTTCCCATCTTTCCAAGCCTTAGGCGGTCACCGTGCAAGTCATAATAAAAAGCCAAGATTAATGGGAGAGTTTGTTGTTGAAACCAACAAAAAGAACAAGATGCATAAATGTTCTATTTGTGGTGTGGAGTTTTCTTTAGGTCAAGCATTGGGAGGTCACATGCGGCGTCATCGCGATGAAATTAATAAAACGACGATACCAGTGTTGACGAAGTCGAATAGCAGCAAGAGGATTTTTTGTTTGGACTTAAACTTAACCCCTCGTGATGATAATGTTGTTGATTTCAATTTATCGCCAATTGCATCTCCTGTTCTGAGAATCTTTATTTAA